ATGAATTCCCGTTTGTCCACGCCCGCCCTCGCCCTTTGCGCGCTCTTCGGCGCCGCGCTCGCGTTCGTGCCCGCCGCCTGCAAACCCGCCCCGCACGCGCACGACCGATCCATTCACGAGGGGCACGATCATGCGCGCACGCACGCTGTCCGCCAGCCCGGCGATCCCGCGCGGCCGGTCATCGCATCGGACGATTTTTACCATGGGCTGGGCCAGTGGGTCGTCGAGCAGATGTCCGGCGGCACGGTCAGCGCCGCCGATGGAATCCTGACCATCGCCGACGAAGCGGGCTGCACCGTGTGGTTCCGCCAAAAATTCGCTGCGCCGCTCATCATCAGCTACGACGCCACCATGAATCCCGAGGCGCGCGTATCCGATCTCAACTGCTTCTGGATGGCCAGCGATCCCGCAAACCCCGCCGACCTCTTTCATCCCGCGCACCAGCGCACCGGGCAATTCTCCACCTACGACACCCTTAACACCTACTACGTCGGCTACGGCGGCAACGCCAACACCACCACCCGCTTCCGCCGCTACGACGGCACCGGCGCGCGCCCGCTCCTGCCCGAGCACGATCTCTCCGACGCCGCCCATCTTCTCAAACCGGCGCACACCTATGCCATCACCATCACGGTGACGGCCGACGGCGCCACGACTTTTGCCCGCGACGGCGAGGTCATCTTTTCCTACCGCGACCCCAAGCCGCTCGCGGAAGGCTGGTTCGGCTTCCGCACGGTGAAGTCCAGGATCGAGATCAAAAATTTCCGGGTATTCTCCCTGTAGCGTCTCGAGCCGTCGTCGGACAACGAGCGGCCAATCCACCTCAACACGCTTCCTCCGCGACACCGTGATCAAGGCACGCTTCATCTACAACCCGCGCTCGGGCTACAATATCAAAAGCCCCGGCGTGATCGAGCGCACGCGCCGCTTCATCGCGGAAAACACCGCCCGCTTCGACGCGGCCCTCGTCAGCACGACGCATCCGCACCACGCCACCGAACTCGCCCGCGACGCCGTCGCCGCCGGATGCGAGCTGGTCGTTGCCGTCGGCGGCGACGGCACGCTCAACGAAGTCGCCAGCGGCCTCGTCCACAGCCGCGTCACGCTCGGCCTGATTCCCTGCGGTTCCGGCAACGGCCTCGGCCGGCACCTCGGCATTCCCGGCCCCGGCGAACGCGCGTTTCACACGCTGCTTCACGGGACACCCCGCCTCATCGACACCGGGCTCGTCAACGAGACCCATCGCTTTTTCAACGTCATGGGTCTGGGCTTCGACGCGGAAATCAGCCGGCGTTTCCACTCGCTCACCCTCAGGGGACTCCCGACTTATCTCCGCCTCATCGTCGGCACTTGGCTGCGCTATCGCCGCCCCTCCGTCGCCATCACCGAACCGGCCTCGGCGCGCATCGACACCCGCGCCTTCATCCTCGCCGTTGCCAACTCCGATCAATACGGCAACAACGGCTACATCGCCCCCGGCGCGACCCTCGACGACGGCCTGCTGGACCTCACGCTCATCCGCCGCGCGCATATCCTGAACGTCCTTCCCCTCGCCTTGCGGCTGGTCACCCAGAAACTCCATCCTTCGCGCAACATTCACCGCGCACGCGCCGCGCATTTCATCATCGATCGCGCCGCCCCCGGGCTGATCCACACCGACGGCGAACCCCGTGAAAGTCCCGCCCGCGTCGATATCCGCGTCGTGCCCAAGTCGCTGCGCATCCTCGCGCCGTCGGGACAGGGAAATTCATGAGGCAGGGCGAGGCGTCCCGCCGAGCCGCGTTTACCCGTCCTCCGCTATTCGCGGCTCGGCGGGACGCCTCGCCCTACCCTCTATAAATCCCGCTCGCCCCCTTCACCCCTCGTACTCCGCCAGCACGTCCTCGTCGCGCTCCGCCATGCGGACGGCCTCAAGCAATCCCGGCGCCTTGCCCGGGCCCGCAATCCTGCGGACCGCCCACACCGCGTGCGCGCGCACGACGGGCGACGCGTGGGCGGCGAGGCGCGCCAGCACGTCGAGGCAGTCGGCCGCGCCGGCGTTGCCCGCGACCACGCAGGCATTGCGCAACAGCCCGGGCAGCTTGACGCGCTTGATCGGCATTTTCCTAAAAACCTCCGCGAAACG
This genomic stretch from Termitidicoccus mucosus harbors:
- a CDS encoding DUF6250 domain-containing protein, giving the protein MNSRLSTPALALCALFGAALAFVPAACKPAPHAHDRSIHEGHDHARTHAVRQPGDPARPVIASDDFYHGLGQWVVEQMSGGTVSAADGILTIADEAGCTVWFRQKFAAPLIISYDATMNPEARVSDLNCFWMASDPANPADLFHPAHQRTGQFSTYDTLNTYYVGYGGNANTTTRFRRYDGTGARPLLPEHDLSDAAHLLKPAHTYAITITVTADGATTFARDGEVIFSYRDPKPLAEGWFGFRTVKSRIEIKNFRVFSL
- a CDS encoding diacylglycerol/lipid kinase family protein yields the protein MIKARFIYNPRSGYNIKSPGVIERTRRFIAENTARFDAALVSTTHPHHATELARDAVAAGCELVVAVGGDGTLNEVASGLVHSRVTLGLIPCGSGNGLGRHLGIPGPGERAFHTLLHGTPRLIDTGLVNETHRFFNVMGLGFDAEISRRFHSLTLRGLPTYLRLIVGTWLRYRRPSVAITEPASARIDTRAFILAVANSDQYGNNGYIAPGATLDDGLLDLTLIRRAHILNVLPLALRLVTQKLHPSRNIHRARAAHFIIDRAAPGLIHTDGEPRESPARVDIRVVPKSLRILAPSGQGNS